In Sphingobacteriales bacterium, a single genomic region encodes these proteins:
- a CDS encoding DinB family protein, with protein sequence MKRIYIIGAYPDYYETYLASVSHLSLKEALKKTLHDFKSLLKTTPESQGNYAYQSGKWTVKQLVQHLIDVERILSYRALAFSRRDWREMAGFDEDVYIQEADFSKKSLRTLVSELEHLRKSNILFFAALPEAVLQYEAVANAQQVSVRAIGYILAGHLAHHTEVLRSRYAMPPTFK encoded by the coding sequence ATGAAACGAATTTATATCATAGGTGCATATCCTGATTATTATGAAACCTATTTGGCGAGTGTGAGTCATTTAAGTTTAAAGGAAGCATTAAAAAAAACACTGCACGATTTTAAAAGTTTATTAAAAACAACGCCGGAATCTCAGGGCAATTATGCGTATCAGTCCGGCAAATGGACGGTGAAACAGTTGGTGCAGCATTTAATTGATGTAGAGCGCATTTTGAGCTACCGCGCTTTGGCGTTTTCGCGGCGCGATTGGCGGGAAATGGCGGGTTTTGATGAAGATGTTTATATACAAGAGGCGGATTTTTCCAAAAAAAGCCTCCGAACCCTTGTTTCGGAGTTGGAGCATTTGCGTAAATCCAACATTCTTTTTTTTGCGGCATTGCCGGAGGCGGTATTGCAATACGAGGCAGTTGCCAATGCACAACAAGTAAGTGTGCGCGCCATCGGCTATATACTGGCAGGGCATTTGGCGCATCATACCGAAGTGCTGCGCAGCCGCTATGCTATGCCGCCGACATTCAAATAA
- a CDS encoding VWA domain-containing protein, with amino-acid sequence MKYLINAVLLLCCFLFVATPQVSAQKYTAPETLEQIKAYNVCIDYFNEAAHYISVPHDVLRDFNIKANNLSFDLQKGLKKGDRVLQETPVLQFAPLFEKQHYFTMPCVKYKDSPHENIEELYQKARQQLGVIEPGFRQRMDELLVKSHELTTEYQRVLKQLERHTRDRLYVRDSALTDTYMWLEKYSLICFDFSVLGDKIFDLILEAIQYQPLLDGMSQLHALNTNAHLLLLALRRDDIDAVRSFNQRLESNLAARNRLVESAQNPELFPYLEMDDFSPVLREADAIVALANDYLTQKTPWKAEGGKIEYEGFGASYYYGEQVYRHSVHYHSGITYEFNKFLMRAKKTLLRQMEEPMWFKVMYRDPQVPKIDEAAILESLKAAMAQANVPPPPPSLEGSAANNLTFLLDVSHSMDVEDKMPLLRRSFRFLTELLRPEDNVSVVTYAGRAKVVLPSTSGIHKQELNEAIDKLTFSGKTDGLAGATLAYDEANKNFIKDGNNRIIIATDGKFIIDEKLEKMIKKNTKKGIYLSVFQYGKGESKVIEDKLRLLAEMGGGNYFHIADDESSKDSFLKEATAIRK; translated from the coding sequence ATGAAATATCTCATCAATGCAGTGCTACTGCTGTGCTGTTTTTTATTCGTTGCCACACCACAGGTCTCCGCACAAAAATATACCGCACCCGAAACTTTAGAACAAATCAAAGCCTACAATGTATGTATTGATTATTTCAACGAAGCTGCACACTACATCAGTGTTCCGCACGATGTATTGCGCGATTTTAATATCAAAGCCAATAATCTCTCTTTTGATTTGCAAAAAGGATTGAAAAAAGGCGATCGCGTACTGCAAGAAACTCCTGTGTTACAATTTGCGCCTTTATTTGAAAAACAGCATTATTTTACGATGCCCTGTGTGAAATATAAAGATTCGCCGCACGAAAACATAGAAGAGCTCTACCAAAAAGCACGCCAACAGTTGGGTGTCATAGAACCCGGGTTTCGGCAGCGTATGGACGAATTACTCGTCAAATCGCACGAACTCACCACCGAATATCAGCGTGTACTCAAACAACTCGAACGCCACACCCGCGACCGCCTCTATGTGCGCGACTCCGCCCTCACCGACACCTATATGTGGTTGGAAAAATACTCGCTGATTTGTTTTGATTTTTCGGTTTTGGGCGATAAAATATTTGATTTAATCCTCGAAGCCATACAATATCAGCCTCTGCTCGATGGTATGTCGCAATTGCACGCCCTCAATACCAATGCACATTTGCTGCTTTTAGCCCTACGCCGCGATGATATTGATGCAGTGCGCAGCTTTAACCAACGCCTCGAAAGCAATTTGGCTGCCCGCAACAGATTGGTAGAAAGTGCCCAAAATCCTGAGTTGTTTCCGTATTTGGAAATGGATGATTTTTCGCCGGTACTCCGCGAAGCCGATGCTATTGTTGCGCTTGCCAACGATTATTTAACCCAAAAAACGCCCTGGAAAGCCGAAGGCGGGAAAATAGAATACGAGGGTTTTGGAGCTTCTTATTACTACGGCGAGCAAGTGTATCGCCATTCGGTGCATTATCATTCAGGTATTACTTACGAATTTAATAAGTTTTTGATGCGGGCAAAAAAAACGCTGCTGCGGCAAATGGAAGAGCCGATGTGGTTTAAAGTGATGTACCGCGACCCGCAAGTACCAAAAATTGATGAAGCTGCTATTTTAGAGTCGCTCAAGGCAGCAATGGCACAGGCGAATGTGCCGCCACCACCGCCTTCGCTGGAGGGTTCTGCTGCCAATAACCTCACTTTTTTGTTAGATGTGAGCCACTCGATGGACGTAGAGGACAAAATGCCACTGCTGCGCCGTTCTTTCCGTTTTCTTACCGAATTGCTGCGCCCCGAAGACAATGTGTCGGTGGTGACGTATGCGGGCAGAGCCAAAGTCGTATTGCCTTCTACTTCGGGCATACACAAACAAGAACTCAACGAAGCCATCGACAAACTCACTTTTTCAGGCAAAACAGACGGCTTGGCGGGTGCAACGTTGGCGTATGACGAAGCCAATAAAAATTTTATCAAAGATGGAAATAATCGTATCATTATCGCCACTGACGGCAAATTCATCATCGACGAAAAATTGGAAAAAATGATTAAGAAAAACACCAAAAAAGGTATTTATTTGTCGGTGTTTCAATACGGAAAAGGAGAATCAAAAGTAATAGAGGATAAGTTGCGTTTGCTGGCGGAAATGGGTGGCGGCAATTATTTTCATATCGCCGATGACGAAAGTAGCAAAGATTCTTTTTTGAAAGAAGCCACCGCTATCCGCAAGTAA